The following proteins are encoded in a genomic region of Streptomyces collinus Tu 365:
- a CDS encoding TatD family hydrolase — protein sequence MRIFDPHIHMTSRTTDDYKAMHAAGVRALVEPAFWLGQPRTSPASFTDYFDSLLGWEPYRAAQFGIHHYCTIGLNPKEANDPRCTPVLDRLPRYLAKDGVVAVGEIGYDTVTEAEDHAFAAQLALAVEFGLPALVHTPHRDKAGGTRRSLDVVRESGIDPAHVVLDHLNEVTVDEVAGSGCWMGFSIYPDTKMTPERMVAILKRHGTERMLVNSAADWGHSDPLLTRATAEAMLAAGFDEDDVDRVLWRNPVAFYGQSGRLGLDGYNDTQAAGLFAGNSIARGGS from the coding sequence ATGCGCATCTTCGACCCTCACATCCACATGACGTCCCGGACGACGGACGACTACAAGGCGATGCACGCCGCGGGCGTCCGTGCCCTGGTTGAGCCCGCGTTCTGGCTCGGCCAGCCGCGCACCTCCCCGGCCAGCTTCACCGACTACTTCGACTCCCTGCTGGGCTGGGAGCCGTACCGCGCCGCCCAGTTCGGCATCCACCACTACTGCACCATCGGGCTCAACCCGAAGGAGGCCAACGACCCGCGCTGCACGCCCGTCCTCGACCGGCTGCCCCGCTACCTCGCCAAGGACGGCGTGGTCGCCGTCGGCGAGATCGGCTACGACACCGTCACCGAGGCCGAGGACCACGCCTTCGCGGCCCAGCTCGCCCTCGCCGTCGAGTTCGGCCTGCCCGCGCTCGTGCACACCCCGCACCGCGACAAGGCCGGCGGCACCCGCCGCTCCCTGGACGTCGTGCGCGAGTCCGGCATCGACCCCGCGCACGTGGTCCTGGACCACCTCAACGAGGTCACCGTCGACGAGGTGGCCGGCAGCGGCTGCTGGATGGGCTTCTCCATCTACCCCGACACCAAGATGACCCCCGAGCGCATGGTCGCCATCCTGAAGCGGCACGGCACCGAGCGCATGCTGGTCAACTCGGCCGCCGACTGGGGGCACAGCGACCCGCTGCTCACCCGGGCCACCGCCGAGGCCATGCTCGCCGCCGGGTTCGACGAGGACGACGTGGACCGCGTGCTGTGGCGCAACCCGGTCGCGTTCTACGGCCAGTCCGGCCGGCTCGGCCTCGACGGCTACAACGACACCCAGGCGGCGGGCCTGTTCGCGGGCAACTCCATCGCCCGCGGCGGGAGCTGA
- the eboE gene encoding metabolite traffic protein EboE, with the protein MRVRHPDGSTVHLAYCTNVHPAETLDGIIGQLAAYAEPVRVAAGAERIGVGLWLPAETAGRLAADPAAVARLRRELTARGLETVTLNGFPYRGFHARVVKRAVYYPDWSEPARLEYTLDLARVLAGLLPEGARGSISTLPLAWRTVWTSAQRAMAARQLDALAEGLKQIAADTGRTIRVGVEPEPGCVVERTDQAVDALAGTDSEWIGLCLDACHLAVAHEDPVEVLGRLREAGIPVVKLQAATALEVADPADPAVRELLADFAEPRFLHQTREPSPGGRLLGTDDLGPALSGALPGDRPWRIHYHVPLHEDPSPPLASTRPLLRETLAALLGGERAVTDHIEVETYTWSVLPGHREDTLAHGLAAELTWLRDELLGLGLRQETS; encoded by the coding sequence ATGCGTGTGCGACACCCCGACGGCAGCACCGTCCACCTGGCGTACTGCACCAACGTGCACCCCGCCGAGACGCTCGACGGCATCATCGGCCAGCTCGCCGCCTACGCCGAACCGGTGCGGGTCGCGGCCGGCGCCGAGCGGATCGGCGTCGGCCTGTGGCTGCCCGCCGAGACCGCGGGCCGGCTCGCCGCCGACCCGGCGGCCGTGGCCCGGCTGCGCCGCGAACTGACCGCGCGCGGCCTGGAGACGGTCACCCTCAACGGCTTCCCGTACCGCGGCTTCCACGCCCGGGTCGTCAAGCGTGCCGTGTACTACCCGGACTGGTCGGAACCGGCCCGCCTGGAGTACACCCTCGACCTCGCCCGGGTGCTGGCCGGGCTGCTGCCGGAGGGGGCCCGCGGCTCCATCTCCACCCTGCCGCTGGCCTGGCGCACCGTGTGGACGTCTGCCCAGCGCGCCATGGCCGCCCGCCAGCTCGACGCGCTCGCCGAGGGGCTGAAGCAGATCGCCGCCGACACCGGCCGCACCATCCGGGTCGGTGTCGAGCCGGAGCCCGGCTGCGTCGTGGAGCGCACCGACCAGGCCGTCGACGCGCTGGCCGGCACCGACTCCGAGTGGATCGGCCTGTGCCTGGACGCCTGCCACCTCGCCGTCGCCCACGAGGACCCGGTCGAGGTGCTGGGCCGGCTGCGCGAGGCCGGCATCCCGGTGGTCAAGCTCCAGGCGGCCACCGCGCTGGAGGTCGCCGACCCCGCCGACCCGGCCGTACGGGAACTGCTCGCGGACTTCGCCGAACCCCGCTTCCTGCACCAGACCCGCGAGCCGTCCCCGGGCGGCCGGCTGCTCGGCACCGACGACCTGGGGCCCGCGCTCTCCGGCGCGCTGCCCGGCGACCGGCCCTGGCGCATCCACTACCACGTGCCCCTGCACGAGGACCCGAGCCCGCCGCTGGCGAGCACCCGGCCGCTGCTCCGCGAGACCCTCGCCGCCCTGCTGGGCGGGGAGCGGGCGGTCACCGACCACATCGAGGTCGAGACCTACACCTGGTCCGTGCTGCCCGGCCACCGCGAGGACACCCTCGCCCACGGCCTGGCCGCGGAACTGACCTGGCTGCGCGACGAGTTGCTGGGCCTCGGACTGCGGCAGGAGACGTCATGA
- a CDS encoding ABC transporter ATP-binding protein yields the protein MRTERTNTQPRGGTGARNQAALRLEEVTKVYGRGGRGVRALDGVTVDIARGSFTAVMGPSGSGKSTFLHCAAGLDKPSSGRAYIGETELGGMNETQLTKLRRERIGFVFQAFNLVPALSVRQNVELPLRLSGSRLDAQWLEEILVRVGLGGRASHRPAELSGGQQQRVAIARALITRPDVIFGDEPTGALDTVTAKEILSLLRNCVDETGQTVVMVTHDPVAASYADTVLFLADGRIADRMHAPTAERVADRMTHLGAWA from the coding sequence ATGAGGACCGAGAGGACCAACACCCAGCCGCGCGGCGGCACGGGAGCCCGGAACCAAGCCGCGCTGCGACTGGAGGAGGTCACCAAGGTCTACGGCCGCGGCGGCCGCGGTGTCCGGGCCCTCGACGGGGTCACCGTGGACATCGCCCGCGGCTCCTTCACCGCCGTCATGGGGCCGTCCGGCTCCGGCAAGTCGACCTTCCTGCACTGCGCGGCCGGCCTGGACAAGCCGTCGTCCGGCCGTGCCTACATCGGCGAGACCGAACTCGGCGGGATGAACGAGACCCAGCTGACCAAGCTGCGCCGCGAGCGCATCGGCTTCGTCTTCCAGGCGTTCAACCTCGTACCCGCCCTGTCCGTCCGGCAGAACGTGGAGCTTCCGCTGCGCCTGTCCGGCTCCCGCCTGGACGCGCAGTGGCTCGAGGAGATCCTGGTGCGCGTCGGCCTCGGTGGACGCGCGTCGCACCGCCCCGCCGAACTCTCCGGCGGCCAGCAGCAGCGCGTGGCGATCGCCCGCGCCCTGATCACCCGTCCCGACGTCATCTTCGGCGACGAGCCCACCGGCGCCCTCGACACCGTCACCGCCAAGGAGATCCTCTCCCTGCTGCGCAACTGCGTCGACGAGACCGGCCAGACCGTCGTCATGGTCACCCACGACCCGGTCGCCGCGTCCTACGCCGACACCGTGCTGTTCCTGGCCGACGGACGCATCGCCGACCGCATGCACGCCCCGACCGCCGAGCGCGTCGCCGACCGGATGACACACCTGGGAGCGTGGGCCTGA
- a CDS encoding alkaline phosphatase family protein: MSGGRTTTSTAVLCTVGLTPRLLEHMPHVRAVGEQGFSAPLDTVFPAVTATVQATLTTGLRPSEHGAVANGWYHRDHGEVMMWRQHNALVRGEKVWQAARRRDPGHSTAYLCWWWAMGADVDTVLTPRPVYHHDGRKAPDCYTVPAGLRDELTAAQGEFPLFQYWGPTASIASTRWIAGAARYVVDRRRPDLTFVYVPHLDYDLQRYGPDSPQAVRAARETDAALAPLLADLRERGTTVVALSEYGISPVSRPVDVNRALRRAGLLEVYTQRGMEYLDPHTSRAFAVADHQAAHVYVADPADVPRVRDVLKAVEGVDEIWDRTEQAAYGIDHPNAGELVLVSEPDAWFTYYYWLDDDRAPDFARGVEIHRKPGYDPAELFFDPSIPAVKAKAAWTVLRKKAGMRAPLTVVPLDPGLVRGSHGRLPSDDRDGPLLLCSDPAQERDRYHATEVKDLILRLNGLA; encoded by the coding sequence ATGAGCGGCGGTCGCACGACGACGAGCACGGCGGTGCTGTGCACGGTCGGCCTCACCCCGCGGCTGCTGGAGCACATGCCGCACGTGCGGGCGGTCGGCGAACAGGGCTTCAGCGCCCCGCTGGACACGGTGTTCCCCGCCGTCACCGCCACCGTGCAGGCCACCCTGACCACCGGGCTGCGGCCGAGCGAGCACGGGGCGGTGGCCAACGGCTGGTACCACCGCGACCACGGCGAGGTCATGATGTGGCGCCAGCACAACGCGCTGGTGCGGGGCGAGAAGGTCTGGCAGGCGGCCCGCCGCCGCGACCCCGGCCACTCCACCGCCTACCTGTGCTGGTGGTGGGCGATGGGCGCGGACGTGGACACGGTCCTCACCCCGCGGCCGGTCTACCACCACGACGGCCGCAAGGCCCCGGACTGCTACACCGTGCCCGCCGGCCTGCGCGACGAACTCACGGCGGCACAGGGCGAGTTCCCGCTGTTCCAGTACTGGGGCCCCACGGCCTCGATCGCCTCCACCCGGTGGATCGCGGGCGCGGCGCGCTACGTCGTCGACCGCCGGCGCCCCGACCTGACCTTCGTCTACGTGCCGCACCTGGACTACGACCTCCAGCGCTACGGCCCCGACAGCCCGCAGGCGGTCCGCGCCGCCCGCGAGACGGACGCCGCGCTCGCCCCGCTGCTCGCGGACCTGCGCGAGCGGGGCACCACGGTGGTGGCGCTCAGCGAGTACGGCATCAGCCCGGTGAGCCGGCCCGTGGACGTCAACCGCGCGCTGCGCCGCGCGGGACTGCTGGAGGTGTACACCCAGCGCGGCATGGAGTACCTCGACCCGCACACCTCCCGGGCGTTCGCCGTCGCCGACCACCAGGCCGCGCACGTGTACGTCGCCGACCCCGCCGACGTCCCGCGGGTGCGGGACGTGCTGAAGGCGGTGGAGGGCGTCGACGAGATCTGGGACCGCACCGAGCAGGCGGCCTACGGCATCGACCACCCCAACGCGGGCGAACTGGTCCTCGTGTCGGAGCCGGACGCCTGGTTCACCTACTACTACTGGCTCGACGACGACCGCGCACCGGACTTCGCGCGGGGCGTCGAGATCCACCGCAAGCCGGGCTACGACCCCGCCGAGCTGTTCTTCGACCCGTCGATCCCGGCGGTGAAGGCCAAGGCGGCGTGGACCGTGCTGCGCAAGAAGGCCGGGATGCGCGCACCGCTGACCGTGGTGCCGCTCGACCCCGGCCTGGTCAGGGGCAGCCACGGACGGCTGCCCTCCGACGACCGGGACGGGCCGCTGCTGCTGTGCTCGGACCCGGCCCAGGAACGGGACCGCTACCACGCCACCGAGGTCAAGGATCTGATCCTGCGCCTCAACGGACTGGCCTGA
- a CDS encoding 4'-phosphopantetheinyl transferase family protein, translating into MATRPAQADAHIDHAADVGEVYVPDTARAVVERLRRSGETHVWWWPLGEATDPADFVLLDEQERARMRRFHAPRDAAAFTTTRAGARRAVAGLLGVPAHTVRFGRRICPGCGDADHGPPAVVRPPVPLAISLSRTDGCGVLAVRAGDWVGVDVEAYRPMESEALAQLVLTPDEAERILSLPDGPSRTALFHRAWTRKEAVVKAVGLGLLGMPLNTLDVGPGQEGPLTVTHVHEGRTTTWHVEDLDLNGPWSASLARPSTAVPLGPVRLNAPA; encoded by the coding sequence ATGGCTACGCGACCGGCCCAGGCCGACGCGCACATCGACCACGCGGCGGACGTCGGTGAGGTGTACGTACCCGACACGGCACGCGCGGTGGTGGAGCGGCTGCGGCGCAGCGGCGAGACCCACGTGTGGTGGTGGCCGCTCGGCGAGGCGACGGATCCGGCGGACTTCGTGCTGCTGGACGAACAGGAACGGGCGCGCATGCGGCGCTTCCACGCGCCACGGGACGCGGCCGCGTTCACGACCACCCGCGCGGGCGCGCGGCGCGCGGTGGCCGGGCTGCTGGGCGTGCCGGCCCACACCGTGCGCTTCGGCCGGCGCATCTGCCCCGGCTGCGGCGACGCGGACCACGGGCCGCCCGCCGTGGTCCGGCCCCCGGTCCCGCTGGCCATCAGCCTCTCGCGCACCGACGGGTGCGGGGTGCTGGCGGTCCGGGCGGGCGACTGGGTGGGGGTGGACGTGGAGGCGTACCGCCCGATGGAGTCGGAGGCGCTGGCCCAGCTCGTGCTGACGCCGGACGAGGCCGAGCGGATCCTGTCGCTGCCCGACGGGCCGTCCCGCACGGCCCTCTTCCACCGGGCGTGGACCCGCAAGGAGGCGGTGGTGAAGGCGGTGGGCCTCGGTCTGCTGGGCATGCCGCTGAACACCCTGGACGTCGGTCCCGGGCAGGAGGGCCCGCTGACCGTGACCCACGTCCACGAAGGCCGTACGACGACCTGGCACGTGGAGGACCTGGACCTGAACGGCCCGTGGTCGGCGTCCCTGGCCCGCCCGTCGACGGCGGTGCCGCTGGGCCCGGTCCGCCTGAACGCCCCGGCCTGA
- a CDS encoding SCO3242 family prenyltransferase, whose amino-acid sequence MSGPSTTVGRTPAGAPAAAAVGRPRAGAVTAPGAAGATAGATGRPLPSTADGSASAASHASTTSVAAADVIVTSAPDASAASTTSVPAADASVTSAPAASATSLDASAATSASASVTADASPASAPVSSAAASSPREPGRRLSSLARAARETAFACREAARAAGSAFRAARGGARPPAGDPVRAPGAGPARPTAAPAGGARPPAGDPVRAPGAGSARPTAAPAGNGGVAASALGADGRAGSGTAVLGSAAEGSAGTDAPAAGASAGARASESRADSSAGTGTRRNRPYDTGYRPRSLVLRRRARDVAELVRAPAALTVPGDVLAGALAAGRPAGGRTLLLVASSVSLYWAGMALNDWADREEDAEERPERPVPSGRIPAAAAFGIAAGLTAAGLGLGALAGGRRVLLRRTLPLAAAVWAYDLGLKRTPLGPAAMAAARALDVLHGTGTGPAAPALGAAATAGLHTWGVTRLSRHEVTGEAGREPLLALAVTAATALAASGAVTAARTGRLTAPGALADPRLAVPVLAAVLYATSCARPQWAALRHPGDPARVRTAVGAGIHALLPLQAALVARAGAPRLAVALAAGLPQAARLARKVSPT is encoded by the coding sequence ATGAGCGGCCCGAGCACGACCGTGGGGCGGACGCCGGCGGGCGCACCGGCCGCGGCCGCCGTGGGGCGGCCCCGGGCCGGCGCGGTGACGGCGCCCGGCGCGGCCGGGGCCACCGCCGGCGCCACGGGACGGCCGCTGCCGTCCACCGCCGACGGTTCCGCCAGCGCCGCGTCGCACGCCTCCACGACGTCCGTGGCGGCCGCCGACGTCATCGTCACCTCCGCTCCGGACGCCTCCGCCGCGTCCACCACGTCCGTCCCGGCTGCCGACGCCTCCGTCACCTCAGCCCCGGCCGCCTCCGCCACCTCCTTGGACGCCTCCGCCGCCACATCCGCTTCCGCGTCCGTGACGGCCGACGCTTCCCCCGCGTCCGCCCCGGTCTCCTCGGCCGCCGCATCCTCGCCCCGCGAGCCGGGCCGCCGCCTGAGCTCCCTGGCCCGGGCGGCCCGGGAGACGGCCTTCGCCTGCCGGGAGGCGGCGCGTGCGGCCGGCAGCGCGTTCCGCGCGGCCCGCGGCGGCGCGCGGCCCCCGGCCGGCGACCCCGTCCGTGCGCCCGGCGCCGGTCCGGCGCGGCCCACGGCCGCCCCCGCCGGGGGCGCGCGGCCCCCGGCCGGCGACCCCGTCCGTGCGCCCGGCGCCGGTTCGGCGCGGCCCACGGCCGCCCCCGCCGGGAACGGCGGGGTGGCCGCCTCCGCGCTCGGCGCCGACGGTCGCGCCGGTAGCGGCACGGCCGTCCTCGGGTCCGCCGCCGAGGGTTCGGCCGGCACCGACGCTCCCGCCGCCGGCGCCTCCGCCGGCGCCCGCGCCTCCGAGTCCCGCGCCGACAGCTCCGCCGGGACCGGCACCCGCCGGAACCGCCCCTACGACACCGGATACCGTCCCCGCTCCCTGGTCCTGCGCCGCCGGGCCCGGGACGTCGCCGAGCTGGTGCGGGCGCCCGCCGCGCTCACCGTGCCCGGTGACGTGCTCGCCGGCGCGCTGGCCGCGGGGCGCCCCGCCGGCGGGCGGACGCTGCTGCTCGTCGCCTCCTCCGTCAGCCTGTACTGGGCGGGCATGGCGCTCAACGACTGGGCGGACCGCGAGGAGGACGCCGAGGAACGCCCGGAGCGGCCGGTGCCGTCGGGCCGGATCCCCGCCGCCGCCGCGTTCGGCATCGCCGCCGGGCTCACCGCCGCGGGCCTCGGCCTGGGCGCGCTGGCCGGCGGACGGCGGGTCCTGCTGCGCCGCACACTGCCGCTGGCGGCCGCCGTCTGGGCGTACGACCTCGGTCTGAAACGGACTCCCCTCGGCCCCGCGGCCATGGCGGCGGCCCGCGCCCTCGACGTGCTGCACGGCACGGGCACCGGCCCGGCCGCGCCCGCGCTCGGCGCGGCGGCCACCGCCGGCCTGCACACCTGGGGAGTCACCCGACTCAGCCGGCACGAGGTGACCGGTGAGGCCGGCCGCGAGCCCCTGCTCGCCCTCGCCGTCACCGCGGCGACCGCGCTCGCCGCGAGCGGCGCGGTGACCGCGGCCCGTACCGGCCGGCTCACCGCGCCGGGCGCCCTGGCGGACCCCCGCCTCGCCGTGCCCGTCCTCGCCGCCGTCCTCTACGCGACGTCCTGCGCCCGCCCCCAGTGGGCCGCCCTGCGCCACCCGGGTGACCCGGCCCGGGTCCGGACCGCCGTCGGCGCCGGCATCCACGCGCTGCTGCCCCTCCAGGCGGCCCTCGTGGCCCGCGCCGGAGCCCCGCGGCTCGCCGTGGCGCTCGCCGCCGGGCTCCCGCAGGCGGCCCGGCTCGCCAGGAAGGTGTCCCCGACATGA
- a CDS encoding sugar phosphate isomerase/epimerase family protein: protein MSAAGLRFGYGTNGFADHRLTDALSVLTHLGYDGVALTLDHQHLDPYARGLAPRVRRVARDLRRTGLAVVVETGARYLLDPLRKHRPTLVCAEPEGRAARVDLLRRAIRIGAELEAEAVHFWSGTPDPGTTPEQAWQRLEEGCAQALDEADRAGVDLAFEPEPGMLVEDLAGYRRLLRSLGGHDRFRLTLDIGHCRCLEPWPEARCVELAADRLAHVQIEDMRRGVHEHLPFGAGEIDFPPVLEALRDARYTGLVSVELPRHSHAATATARDSIEFLHRTATALPAPPTAGADARPARARVSAHRSATVPMEVAPV from the coding sequence ATGAGCGCCGCGGGTCTCCGCTTCGGCTACGGCACCAACGGCTTCGCCGACCACCGCCTCACCGACGCCCTCTCCGTCCTCACCCACCTCGGCTACGACGGGGTGGCCCTGACCCTGGACCACCAGCACCTCGACCCCTACGCCCGCGGCCTCGCGCCCCGCGTCCGCCGCGTCGCCCGCGACCTGCGCCGCACCGGCCTCGCCGTGGTCGTGGAGACCGGCGCGCGCTACCTCCTCGACCCGCTGCGCAAGCACCGGCCCACCCTGGTCTGCGCCGAGCCGGAAGGCCGCGCCGCACGCGTCGACCTGCTGCGCCGCGCCATCCGTATCGGCGCCGAACTCGAGGCGGAGGCCGTCCACTTCTGGAGCGGCACGCCGGACCCCGGCACCACCCCGGAGCAGGCGTGGCAGCGCCTGGAGGAGGGCTGCGCGCAGGCGCTCGACGAGGCCGACCGGGCCGGCGTCGACCTGGCCTTCGAACCCGAGCCCGGCATGCTCGTCGAGGACCTCGCCGGATACCGCAGGCTGCTGCGTTCCCTCGGCGGCCACGACCGGTTCCGGCTCACCCTCGACATCGGGCACTGCCGCTGCCTGGAGCCGTGGCCGGAGGCGCGGTGCGTGGAGTTGGCCGCCGACCGGCTGGCCCACGTGCAGATCGAGGACATGCGGCGCGGGGTGCACGAGCACCTGCCGTTCGGCGCGGGCGAGATCGACTTCCCGCCGGTCCTTGAGGCCCTGCGCGACGCCCGCTACACCGGCCTGGTCTCGGTGGAACTGCCCCGGCACAGCCACGCCGCCACGGCGACGGCCCGCGACAGCATCGAGTTCCTGCACCGCACCGCCACCGCGCTCCCGGCCCCGCCCACCGCGGGCGCAGACGCACGACCGGCCCGAGCCCGGGTGTCCGCGCACCGCTCCGCAACCGTCCCGATGGAGGTGGCCCCCGTATGA
- a CDS encoding EboA domain-containing protein, with protein MTAPTLTHAPATVHDALTARTLRESLVSVLGEAQRTRLAQDLAAVATQGPAALDARFPAAGRHYGRGPLPGWADWHVEDGVRTLLLTRLPLQGEELAAEAAARYGDGDAAERRGVLRALPFLAIGAAGLPLTDDALRTNDTRLIAAALGPYARTHLDQYRWRQAVLKCLFTGIPLRTVAGLRDRADAELARMALGFAAERRAASRTVPADLWLVATPEH; from the coding sequence ATGACCGCGCCCACGCTCACCCACGCCCCGGCGACCGTCCACGACGCCCTGACCGCCCGCACCCTCAGGGAGTCCCTCGTCTCCGTCCTGGGGGAAGCCCAGCGCACCCGGCTGGCCCAGGACCTCGCCGCGGTCGCGACACAGGGCCCCGCCGCCCTCGACGCCCGCTTCCCCGCCGCCGGCCGCCACTACGGCCGCGGCCCCCTGCCCGGCTGGGCCGACTGGCACGTGGAGGACGGCGTCCGCACCCTGCTGCTCACCCGGCTCCCGCTCCAGGGCGAGGAACTGGCGGCCGAGGCCGCGGCCCGCTACGGGGACGGCGACGCCGCCGAGCGCCGCGGCGTCCTGCGCGCCCTGCCGTTCCTCGCGATCGGCGCCGCCGGCCTGCCCCTCACCGACGACGCCCTGCGCACCAACGACACCCGGCTCATCGCGGCCGCCCTCGGCCCCTACGCCCGTACCCACCTGGACCAGTACCGCTGGCGCCAGGCCGTCCTGAAGTGCCTGTTCACCGGCATCCCGCTGCGTACGGTCGCCGGCCTGCGCGACCGCGCCGACGCCGAACTGGCCCGCATGGCCCTGGGGTTCGCCGCCGAGCGGCGCGCCGCCTCCCGCACCGTGCCCGCCGACCTCTGGCTGGTCGCCACCCCCGAGCACTGA